In Patescibacteria group bacterium, one genomic interval encodes:
- the topA gene encoding type I DNA topoisomerase, with translation MQLVLVESPTKSKTIQKFLGQKYRVFSCYGHVRDLPKNKLSVDTERDFKPKYIIIPKAKKTIQFLKKEAKKAKLIILATDEDREGEAIAWHLIQILNLNGKNPYQRIVFHEITKSAIKEALLNPRKIDLNLVNAQQARRVLDRVVGYKLSPFLWKKVARGLSAGRVQSIAVRLVVERENEIENFVPQEYWAIVALLKKKEVGKKKKENEFEAVLIKKAGKTIPKLGIKTKKEADKIIKDLKGALYKVKNVEKKETKRNPLPPFTTSTLQQEAWRRFRFPAKFTMRIAQNLYEKGLITYHRTDSLNLSDQSLFATKKFITKNYGKNYWAGFLRKYKSKGRVQEAHEAIRPTDPFKDPSSVALTKEDETAFTKASTVKLYDLIWRRFIACQMSQAIFDSTTVDISAKNYTFRAKGQILKFDGFLKVYPLRIEEAELPPLEISEILKLKKLIPSQHFTQPPPRYTEASLIKALEENGIGRPSTYAPILSTIQERNYIEKNEKKKFRPTEIGTVVNDLLVKHFPTIVDIGFTAGMEENLDKIARGKEKWVKVLREFYNPFEENLKQKDKEVSKKDLIEKTEKICPKCGSRLIIRLGKFGRFYACPKFPKCKYTEPLEEKTLGIKCPKCKEGEIIEKRTRKKKIFYGCNKWPECDFALWNKPTGEKCPECKALLVKTKRGQIKCSNKDCDFKLTK, from the coding sequence ATGCAATTAGTTCTCGTTGAATCTCCTACTAAATCAAAAACTATCCAAAAATTTTTAGGCCAAAAATACAGGGTTTTTTCTTGTTATGGTCATGTTAGGGATTTGCCTAAGAATAAGCTTAGTGTGGATACTGAGCGTGATTTTAAACCAAAATATATCATCATTCCCAAGGCAAAAAAAACCATTCAATTTTTGAAAAAAGAGGCTAAAAAAGCTAAATTAATAATTTTAGCAACAGATGAAGATAGAGAAGGAGAGGCTATCGCCTGGCATCTAATTCAGATTTTAAATTTGAATGGAAAAAATCCTTATCAAAGGATTGTCTTTCACGAGATTACAAAATCAGCAATCAAAGAAGCTCTTTTAAATCCAAGAAAAATCGATCTGAATTTGGTTAATGCCCAGCAGGCAAGAAGAGTTTTGGATAGAGTTGTTGGCTACAAATTATCCCCCTTTTTGTGGAAAAAGGTGGCTCGGGGATTATCAGCCGGAAGGGTTCAATCGATAGCAGTCAGATTGGTGGTGGAAAGGGAAAACGAAATTGAAAATTTTGTTCCTCAAGAATATTGGGCAATCGTCGCTTTACTTAAGAAAAAGGAGGTGGGGAAAAAGAAAAAAGAAAATGAATTCGAAGCGGTTTTAATTAAAAAAGCGGGAAAAACTATTCCAAAATTAGGAATTAAAACAAAAAAGGAGGCAGATAAAATTATTAAAGACTTAAAAGGGGCTTTATATAAAGTAAAAAACGTTGAGAAAAAAGAAACAAAAAGAAATCCCCTGCCTCCTTTCACCACCTCTACCTTGCAACAAGAAGCCTGGCGAAGATTTAGATTTCCTGCTAAATTCACAATGCGAATTGCCCAAAACTTATATGAAAAAGGATTAATTACTTATCACCGAACAGATTCCTTAAATCTTTCAGATCAATCTTTATTTGCTACCAAAAAATTTATTACCAAAAATTATGGCAAAAATTATTGGGCAGGATTTTTGAGAAAGTACAAATCCAAAGGCAGGGTTCAAGAAGCTCACGAAGCAATAAGACCAACGGATCCCTTCAAGGATCCGTCCTCCGTAGCTTTAACGAAGGAGGACGAGACCGCCTTCACCAAGGCTTCGACGGTTAAACTTTACGATCTTATCTGGCGAAGATTTATTGCCTGCCAAATGAGCCAGGCCATTTTTGATTCAACAACTGTTGATATTTCAGCTAAAAACTATACTTTTCGGGCTAAAGGTCAAATTCTAAAATTTGACGGCTTTTTAAAGGTTTATCCTCTGAGAATCGAGGAGGCCGAGCTTCCCCCTTTAGAGATTAGTGAAATTTTGAAACTTAAAAAACTAATACCTTCCCAGCATTTTACCCAACCTCCCCCAAGATATACCGAAGCTAGTTTAATTAAGGCTTTGGAAGAAAATGGAATTGGCCGCCCCTCAACCTATGCCCCAATACTATCTACAATTCAAGAAAGAAATTACATTGAAAAAAATGAAAAAAAGAAATTTAGACCGACTGAAATCGGAACAGTAGTAAATGATCTTTTAGTTAAGCACTTTCCAACAATTGTCGATATTGGCTTCACCGCTGGGATGGAAGAAAATTTAGATAAAATTGCCCGGGGAAAAGAAAAATGGGTCAAGGTCTTAAGAGAATTTTATAATCCTTTTGAAGAAAATCTAAAACAAAAGGATAAAGAGGTTTCAAAAAAAGACTTAATTGAAAAAACTGAAAAAATCTGTCCTAAGTGCGGCTCACGATTGATAATAAGACTTGGAAAATTTGGAAGATTCTATGCCTGCCCCAAGTTCCCTAAGTGCAAATATACTGAACCCCTTGAAGAAAAAACTTTGGGAATTAAGTGTCCAAAATGTAAGGAAGGGGAAATAATCGAAAAACGGACTAGAAAGAAAAAAATATTTTATGGCTGTAACAAATGGCCAGAATGTGATTTTGCTTTATGGAACAAACCAACCGGTGAAAAATGTCCGGAATGCAAAGCCCTTTTAGTCAAAACAAAAAGAGGTCAAATAAAGTGTTCAAATAAAGACTGCGATTTTAAATTGACAAAATAA
- a CDS encoding threonylcarbamoyl-AMP synthase codes for MEILKVSPKNSKAVARIVIKLIKEGKVLVFPTDTVYGLLTDARNERAVKRIFEIKKRSKRKPIPIFVRDIKMAKNLAFINKPQEKFLQKIWPGKVTAVLKRRGNCGLPATLFGRIQTVGLRIPNYKLLNDLLEKLNSPLTGTSANISGQPPSTKIKKVINQFNPPPKNVGGQPDLILDTGNLNPSLPSTVIDLTNKKPKILREGAGKIRVKKLIRLENL; via the coding sequence ATGGAAATACTAAAAGTCTCTCCAAAGAATTCTAAAGCGGTAGCAAGAATAGTAATAAAATTGATTAAAGAGGGTAAGGTTTTAGTTTTTCCAACAGATACAGTTTATGGGTTATTAACTGATGCTAGAAATGAGAGGGCAGTAAAGAGAATTTTTGAAATTAAAAAACGGTCAAAGAGAAAACCAATTCCAATTTTTGTCAGAGATATAAAAATGGCAAAAAATTTGGCTTTTATTAATAAACCTCAAGAGAAATTTTTGCAAAAAATTTGGCCAGGAAAAGTTACCGCAGTTTTAAAACGTCGAGGAAATTGTGGCCTTCCGGCAACCCTTTTTGGCAGAATCCAAACAGTCGGTTTAAGAATTCCTAATTACAAATTACTCAATGATTTACTTGAGAAATTAAATTCTCCTTTAACTGGAACTTCAGCTAATATCTCAGGTCAACCTCCTTCAACCAAAATTAAGAAAGTAATAAATCAATTTAACCCCCCACCAAAGAATGTTGGGGGGCAACCTGATTTAATCTTAGACACTGGCAATTTAAACCCCTCTTTGCCTTCAACAGTAATTGATTTAACTAACAAGAAACCTAAAATTTTGAGAGAAGGAGCAGGGAAAATAAGAGTTAAAAAACTGATTAGATTAGAAAACCTCTAA
- a CDS encoding NTP transferase domain-containing protein produces MKAIILAAGLSSRLWPLNYCHKSLIKIMGKPLIWYTLDSLKKTGIKEVIIVQNLRKDVEKELGNQKFPGLKIKYLIQKKPRGMGNAVFQARKFLKGPFFVLNAERIDAGELIKLAIKKKQKTRCQGVLIGQKTEIPELYGIMKLKGDKVLKIVEKPKKGKEPSNIKVIGIYLLTPKFFEIYQKVKKEHYDFEKALSVYMKKNDVRATLFKKEKKDTPSLKYPWHLFEICKYLFKKHLNSKISKTAKISKKATIQGKVFIGGYTKIFEGVTIKGPCYIGRNCIIGNNTLIREYTNVEDNVLIGAMAEITRSVFQEDCHAHSGYFGDSIFGRDCKIGAGTICANIRIDRGEIMVKVKRKKIPTGLNSLGVIVGKNTKMGINVSLMPGVLIGSDCQIGPVSLVSENIKDNTIFFT; encoded by the coding sequence ATGAAGGCTATAATTTTAGCTGCCGGCTTATCTTCAAGACTCTGGCCATTAAATTATTGTCACAAAAGCCTTATTAAAATAATGGGAAAGCCTTTGATTTGGTACACTTTAGATAGTTTAAAAAAGACAGGAATTAAAGAGGTAATAATTGTTCAAAATTTAAGAAAAGACGTGGAAAAGGAATTGGGAAATCAGAAATTTCCAGGATTGAAAATAAAATATCTAATCCAAAAAAAACCAAGAGGAATGGGAAATGCGGTATTTCAGGCAAGAAAATTTCTCAAAGGCCCATTTTTTGTTTTGAATGCAGAAAGAATTGATGCCGGAGAATTAATTAAATTGGCTATTAAAAAAAAGCAAAAGACAAGATGTCAAGGTGTGTTGATTGGTCAAAAAACTGAAATCCCAGAGCTTTATGGAATAATGAAACTTAAAGGAGATAAAGTTTTAAAAATTGTTGAGAAGCCGAAAAAAGGGAAAGAACCTTCTAACATTAAAGTAATTGGTATTTATTTATTAACGCCTAAATTTTTTGAAATTTATCAGAAAGTAAAAAAGGAACACTATGATTTCGAAAAAGCCCTCTCTGTTTACATGAAAAAAAATGATGTCAGAGCTACCCTGTTTAAAAAAGAAAAAAAGGATACTCCCTCTTTAAAATATCCTTGGCATTTGTTTGAAATCTGTAAATACTTATTCAAAAAACATTTAAATTCAAAAATAAGCAAAACCGCCAAGATTTCAAAAAAAGCAACTATTCAAGGTAAAGTTTTTATTGGAGGTTATACAAAAATTTTTGAGGGAGTAACAATTAAAGGACCCTGTTATATTGGCAGAAATTGTATTATTGGAAATAATACTTTAATTCGAGAATATACTAATGTAGAAGATAATGTCTTAATTGGGGCAATGGCTGAGATTACCAGATCTGTTTTTCAAGAAGATTGTCATGCTCATTCAGGTTATTTTGGCGATTCAATTTTTGGTAGAGATTGTAAGATTGGAGCAGGAACAATTTGTGCCAATATTAGGATTGATAGGGGTGAGATAATGGTAAAAGTTAAAAGAAAAAAGATTCCTACTGGACTTAATTCTTTGGGGGTAATTGTTGGGAAAAATACAAAAATGGGAATAAATGTTTCTTTAATGCCTGGAGTTTTAATAGGATCTGATTGCCAAATCGGTCCTGTTTCTTTAGTATCTGAGAACATCAAAGACAATACCATTTTTTTCACATAA
- a CDS encoding YvcK family protein produces MKKIVCLGGGNAMPKAVLQWLKKCPVKISAICAMLDSGGSSGRLRKDYKILSPGDIRRSFFALANTSPIIQNLFNYRFQVGELKGHNFANLLITALELTTKDYEKTIKEIKKLLRIPHQVLPVTLDKANLYAVLENGKIISGETNIDRPKHNGNLKIKKVYLKPKVKAYPKAKEAIDKADLIVIGPGDLYSTLSQILLTQGIPGAIKKSKAKKVYLCNLMTKHGETNNFTVLDFTNKIEKYIGCELNYVIYNNFFPPKRKVENYKKKHPELLELVRINKNLPKGKFIGKNLLLKKGPIEHDSKKVVKILINL; encoded by the coding sequence ATGAAAAAAATTGTTTGTCTTGGTGGAGGAAATGCCATGCCAAAGGCAGTCTTACAATGGCTTAAAAAATGTCCGGTTAAAATATCGGCAATTTGTGCAATGTTAGATTCTGGAGGTTCATCCGGTAGATTGAGAAAAGATTATAAGATTTTATCTCCAGGTGATATCCGGAGGTCATTTTTCGCCCTTGCTAATACTTCTCCAATAATCCAAAACCTTTTTAATTACCGTTTTCAAGTAGGTGAATTAAAAGGTCATAATTTTGCCAATCTCTTAATTACTGCCTTAGAACTTACCACCAAAGATTATGAAAAAACCATTAAAGAGATAAAAAAGCTTTTAAGAATTCCCCACCAGGTTTTGCCTGTCACCCTCGATAAGGCAAACCTTTATGCTGTTTTAGAAAATGGAAAAATAATTTCAGGTGAGACAAATATTGATAGACCCAAACATAATGGAAATTTAAAAATTAAAAAAGTTTATTTAAAACCAAAAGTTAAAGCCTACCCTAAGGCTAAAGAGGCAATAGATAAAGCTGATTTAATAGTTATAGGGCCAGGTGATTTATATTCTACCCTTTCTCAAATTTTATTAACTCAGGGAATACCAGGAGCCATCAAAAAAAGTAAAGCCAAAAAAGTTTATCTCTGCAATTTGATGACAAAGCATGGTGAAACTAATAACTTTACTGTTTTAGATTTTACAAATAAAATCGAAAAATATATTGGATGTGAATTAAATTATGTAATTTATAATAATTTTTTTCCTCCCAAAAGAAAAGTAGAAAATTACAAAAAAAAGCACCCTGAATTATTAGAATTAGTTAGAATTAATAAAAATCTCCCAAAAGGGAAATTCATTGGCAAAAATTTATTATTAAAAAAGGGGCCGATTGAACACGATTCTAAAAAAGTAGTCAAAATATTAATAAATCTATGA
- a CDS encoding 2-oxoacid:acceptor oxidoreductase family protein, which translates to MKKQFNLVIVGVGGQGVLTLLETIAQASLMEGHDIKTSELHGLSQRGGSVEVHARFGKKIFSPLVRQGNADLIISLEAQEALRACSFASKESIFLVNDFLVSIPGQVSPKIKEISKILKKFSKKIILIPASDICQKEIGKAVTAGIFLLSYASFKNLIPLKSDSLLKAIKKVIPKKYLDLNIRTFRLAQEP; encoded by the coding sequence ATGAAAAAACAATTTAATCTTGTCATTGTTGGAGTAGGTGGTCAGGGAGTGCTTACTCTTTTGGAGACTATTGCCCAGGCCTCTCTAATGGAAGGTCATGATATTAAAACTTCTGAACTTCATGGGCTTTCCCAAAGAGGGGGTTCGGTGGAAGTCCATGCTAGATTTGGTAAAAAGATTTTTTCTCCCTTGGTCAGACAGGGAAATGCTGATTTAATAATTTCCTTGGAAGCTCAAGAGGCCTTAAGGGCTTGTTCTTTCGCTTCAAAAGAAAGTATTTTTTTAGTTAATGATTTTTTAGTATCGATTCCTGGTCAAGTTTCTCCCAAAATTAAGGAAATTTCAAAAATTCTTAAAAAATTTTCAAAAAAAATAATTTTAATCCCTGCCTCAGATATCTGCCAAAAAGAAATTGGGAAGGCTGTTACTGCTGGAATTTTTCTTTTAAGCTATGCCAGTTTCAAAAATTTAATACCGCTAAAATCTGATTCACTTTTAAAGGCCATCAAAAAAGTAATTCCCAAAAAATATTTAGATTTAAATATAAGAACTTTTCGCCTCGCTCAAGAACCTTGA
- a CDS encoding indolepyruvate ferredoxin oxidoreductase subunit alpha — MIDLLSKKIGKKIIVLGNEGIIRGALESGVNFVSTYPGTPASEIGNVFSKIAKKAGVYFEFSTNEKVALEAGTGASFSGLKTLVSMKHFGLNVASDALMPLCYIGTKGEMVISVADDPNCWSSAQSEESSRAYSYLAHIPTLEPSDAQECKDFTKLAFKISKKFKIPVMIRTTTRASHQKSPILLGKIPKIKKIKGKFIKNPKRFSTMPPRVLEMKKELLAKIKKIKEFSEKSKINFIMRGLASHNFAGIVTSGVSYLYVREALEELNLNLPVLKLGFFYPLPERKIKKFIKNLKKVLIVEELEGYLEKEILALAKDTNPKLRVFGKNLISEVGELHPEDVILALAKFTGRKTKALKTPLVSKKRLPRLCPGCPYWLVLSAVKKVVNPKKVIFGGGIGCYMLFRHPPIKMQDYLSCMGSSIGIAHGIKKATNQKLIAFVGDSSFFHAGIPALINTVFNKSNPLIIILDNRTTAMTGHQPHPGVGKTGMGEKTRAIKIEEIVQACGVKNFKVIDPINQKEFEKTVKDFLNKKEASVIIAKRPCKFFKE, encoded by the coding sequence ATGATTGATCTTCTTTCAAAAAAAATCGGTAAAAAAATAATTGTTTTGGGTAACGAAGGAATTATTAGGGGAGCCCTGGAATCAGGGGTTAATTTTGTTTCTACTTACCCAGGCACACCAGCCTCAGAAATCGGAAACGTCTTTTCCAAAATTGCCAAAAAAGCTGGGGTCTACTTTGAATTTTCAACTAATGAAAAAGTGGCTTTGGAGGCAGGAACTGGAGCCAGCTTTTCTGGTTTAAAAACCCTGGTTTCTATGAAGCATTTTGGATTAAATGTTGCTTCAGATGCTCTAATGCCTCTTTGTTATATTGGAACTAAAGGAGAAATGGTTATTTCAGTTGCCGATGATCCAAATTGTTGGAGCTCTGCTCAGTCAGAAGAAAGTTCAAGGGCTTACTCCTATTTAGCTCATATTCCGACCCTGGAGCCTTCTGATGCCCAAGAATGTAAAGACTTTACAAAGCTGGCCTTTAAAATCTCAAAGAAATTTAAAATTCCAGTGATGATTAGAACAACTACCAGAGCAAGTCATCAGAAATCTCCGATTTTATTAGGAAAAATTCCCAAAATTAAAAAAATCAAAGGAAAATTCATTAAAAATCCAAAAAGATTTTCAACCATGCCTCCAAGAGTTTTGGAAATGAAAAAGGAACTTTTGGCAAAAATTAAAAAAATAAAAGAATTTTCCGAGAAATCCAAAATAAACTTTATTATGCGAGGCTTAGCCTCGCACAATTTTGCTGGCATTGTTACTTCAGGAGTTTCTTATTTATATGTAAGGGAGGCCCTAGAAGAACTAAATTTAAATTTACCAGTTTTGAAATTAGGATTTTTTTATCCTTTACCAGAAAGAAAAATTAAAAAATTTATTAAAAATTTAAAAAAGGTTTTAATTGTTGAAGAATTAGAAGGATATTTGGAAAAAGAAATTTTAGCCTTGGCCAAAGATACAAATCCAAAACTTAGGGTTTTTGGCAAGAATTTAATTTCTGAGGTAGGGGAGTTGCATCCTGAAGATGTAATTTTAGCCCTGGCAAAATTTACTGGCAGAAAAACTAAGGCTTTAAAAACCCCTTTGGTTTCTAAAAAGAGATTGCCTCGGCTCTGCCCAGGTTGTCCTTATTGGTTAGTTCTCTCAGCTGTTAAAAAAGTGGTCAATCCCAAAAAAGTAATTTTTGGGGGTGGTATTGGCTGTTATATGCTCTTTCGCCATCCGCCAATTAAAATGCAAGATTATTTATCTTGTATGGGATCTTCTATAGGAATTGCTCATGGGATTAAAAAGGCAACCAATCAAAAATTGATTGCTTTTGTCGGCGATTCTAGTTTTTTCCATGCTGGAATTCCAGCTTTGATTAATACAGTCTTTAATAAATCTAACCCCCTGATTATAATTTTAGATAATCGAACAACAGCAATGACTGGTCATCAACCTCATCCCGGAGTTGGTAAGACTGGAATGGGCGAGAAAACTCGGGCAATAAAGATTGAGGAAATCGTTCAAGCCTGTGGAGTTAAAAATTTTAAAGTTATTGATCCAATAAATCAGAAAGAATTCGAAAAAACAGTTAAAGATTTCTTAAATAAAAAAGAGGCCTCAGTAATTATTGCTAAAAGGCCTTGTAAATTTTTTAAAGAATAA
- the nagB gene encoding glucosamine-6-phosphate deaminase produces the protein MKIIIKKTYEDLSKEAAKIISEGIRKKPNLVLGLATGSTPLGTYQELIRMHKEEGLDFSKIITFNLDEYLGLSRDHKQSYSFYLYENLLNHININPQNIYPVEGKPKDVKIFCQEYEQKIQKMGGIDLQILGIGSDGHIGFNEPGTLLTSRTHLAKLAESTIKDNSRFFEREEDVPRFAMTMGLGTIFETKMILLLASGPKKAEACARFIEEPITPQVPASILQRHPNTVIILDIEAASKLKTKY, from the coding sequence ATGAAAATAATTATTAAAAAAACTTACGAAGATTTAAGTAAAGAAGCTGCTAAGATAATTAGCGAAGGGATACGAAAAAAGCCAAACCTTGTTTTAGGATTAGCTACTGGAAGCACTCCGCTCGGTACTTATCAGGAACTAATTCGGATGCATAAAGAAGAGGGGTTAGATTTCTCAAAGATAATTACTTTTAACTTAGACGAATATCTTGGTTTATCAAGAGATCATAAGCAAAGCTATAGTTTTTATTTATATGAAAATCTTCTTAATCACATTAATATTAATCCTCAAAATATATATCCTGTAGAGGGAAAACCAAAAGATGTTAAGATTTTCTGTCAAGAATATGAACAGAAAATTCAGAAGATGGGAGGAATTGACCTTCAAATTTTAGGTATAGGTTCAGATGGCCATATTGGTTTTAATGAACCCGGAACTTTGCTTACCTCGAGAACTCATTTGGCCAAGCTGGCAGAATCGACTATTAAAGATAACTCTAGATTTTTTGAGCGAGAAGAAGATGTACCAAGGTTTGCTATGACTATGGGGTTAGGCACGATTTTTGAAACAAAGATGATTCTTCTTTTGGCTTCAGGTCCAAAGAAAGCTGAAGCCTGCGCAAGATTTATTGAAGAGCCAATCACTCCTCAAGTCCCTGCTTCAATTTTGCAAAGACATCCAAATACTGTTATCATTTTAGATATAGAAGCTGCTTCAAAATTAAAAACAAAATATTAA
- the leuS gene encoding leucine--tRNA ligase, with protein sequence MAYNSHKIEKKWRRIWKKFGIFKAIDFSKKSKFYCLDMFPYPSAEGLHVGHPRGYVATDIISHLMRRKGFNVLHPMGWDAFGLPTENYAIKTGVHPVISTERNIKKIKKQIQLIDLSYDWSREINTTDPQYYKWTQWIFLLLYKMGLAYEAVLPINWCPSCKTGLANEEVIEGRCERCGAEVTKKELRQWVLKITAYAERLLEDLDLLDWPEEIKEMQRNWIGKSEGWEIEFKIVTSAKQPVTNIKVFTTRTDTLSGCTYLVLAPEHPIISNLKDQILNFQSIKKYIEKARKKTERERISEIKAKTGIEILGIKAINPVNGREISIFVADYALIHYGTGAIMAVPAHDQRDFDFARKYNLPVIEVIKPSFKKKELPKRAPIVVSDGRFEKAFEGEGILINSGRFNGMKSEIAKERIGQFLAKKDLAKKAIHYKLRDWIFSRQRYWGEPIPIVNCKSCGIVPLKEKDLPLKLPKVKKYQPTGTGESPLAAIKKWVNTKCPKCKGPAKRETNTMPQWAGSCWYFLRYVDSENKKKIFDRKKVNYWLPVDLYVGGAEHAVLHLLYARFWTKVLYDAGLIKFKEPFLKLRNQGLILAPDGQKMSKSRGNVISPDEFLEKYGADTFRLYEMFMGPFKEAISWNIKGIIGIRRFLERVWKLVENQKSIVLAKEDKELEKLIHKTIKKVTEDIENFRFNTAISSLMILVNNLQGKNYGIWHLKSLFLLLAPFAPHITEEIWQKLNPKPYTLNVSIHNQPWPKYDPKLVKEKIVTLVIQVNGKVRDKVKVGADISEKKAKKLAISREKIKKWIKGKKIKKVVFVPGKLINIVV encoded by the coding sequence ATGGCATATAATTCGCACAAAATTGAAAAGAAATGGCGGAGAATCTGGAAAAAATTTGGAATTTTTAAGGCCATTGATTTTTCAAAAAAATCAAAATTTTATTGTCTTGATATGTTTCCTTACCCTTCGGCTGAAGGTTTGCATGTTGGCCACCCCCGAGGTTATGTTGCTACTGACATTATCTCTCATTTGATGAGAAGAAAAGGCTTTAATGTTTTGCATCCGATGGGTTGGGATGCTTTTGGTTTGCCAACCGAAAACTATGCCATAAAAACTGGAGTTCACCCGGTAATTTCAACTGAAAGGAATATCAAAAAGATTAAAAAACAAATCCAGTTAATTGACCTTTCTTATGATTGGTCAAGAGAGATAAATACAACTGATCCTCAATATTACAAATGGACTCAATGGATTTTTCTTTTACTTTATAAAATGGGTTTAGCTTATGAGGCAGTTTTACCAATCAACTGGTGTCCTTCCTGTAAGACAGGTTTGGCCAATGAAGAAGTTATTGAAGGGAGATGTGAAAGGTGTGGCGCTGAGGTAACAAAAAAAGAACTCAGGCAATGGGTTTTAAAAATTACTGCCTATGCCGAAAGGTTATTGGAAGATTTAGATTTACTTGATTGGCCAGAAGAGATAAAGGAAATGCAAAGAAATTGGATAGGAAAATCAGAAGGCTGGGAGATCGAATTTAAAATAGTAACAAGCGCCAAGCAACCAGTAACAAACATTAAGGTTTTTACAACTCGGACTGATACTCTTTCGGGTTGTACTTATTTGGTATTGGCACCAGAGCACCCAATAATTTCAAACCTCAAAGATCAAATTTTAAATTTCCAATCAATTAAAAAATATATTGAAAAAGCAAGGAAAAAAACCGAAAGAGAGAGAATTTCAGAAATAAAAGCAAAAACCGGAATAGAAATTTTGGGAATAAAAGCAATTAATCCGGTAAATGGAAGGGAAATTTCTATTTTTGTAGCCGACTATGCTCTAATCCATTACGGAACCGGTGCCATTATGGCTGTTCCTGCTCATGATCAAAGAGATTTTGACTTTGCCAGAAAATACAATTTACCAGTAATTGAGGTGATTAAACCTTCTTTTAAAAAGAAAGAATTACCAAAAAGAGCGCCAATAGTTGTTTCTGATGGAAGATTTGAAAAGGCTTTTGAGGGAGAAGGAATTTTAATTAATTCTGGTCGTTTTAATGGAATGAAATCTGAGATAGCCAAAGAAAGAATTGGTCAATTTTTAGCTAAAAAAGATTTAGCTAAAAAAGCTATCCATTATAAACTTAGAGATTGGATTTTTTCCCGTCAGAGATATTGGGGAGAGCCCATCCCAATAGTTAATTGTAAATCATGCGGAATTGTTCCTTTAAAAGAAAAAGATTTACCCTTGAAACTCCCGAAAGTTAAAAAATATCAACCAACTGGAACTGGAGAGTCGCCTTTAGCTGCCATTAAAAAATGGGTTAATACCAAATGTCCAAAATGCAAAGGTCCAGCCAAAAGAGAAACAAATACCATGCCTCAATGGGCCGGTTCTTGTTGGTATTTTTTAAGATATGTTGATTCAGAAAATAAAAAGAAGATTTTTGATAGAAAAAAAGTGAATTATTGGTTGCCAGTAGATTTATATGTTGGGGGAGCTGAGCATGCTGTTTTGCATTTACTTTATGCCAGATTCTGGACAAAAGTTTTATATGATGCTGGTTTAATAAAATTTAAAGAGCCCTTTTTAAAATTAAGAAATCAGGGTTTGATTTTGGCTCCTGATGGTCAAAAAATGTCAAAATCAAGAGGTAATGTAATTTCCCCTGATGAATTTTTAGAGAAATATGGTGCCGACACTTTTAGATTATATGAAATGTTTATGGGGCCTTTTAAAGAAGCAATTAGCTGGAATATTAAAGGGATAATTGGGATAAGAAGATTTTTAGAAAGAGTTTGGAAATTAGTTGAAAACCAAAAATCAATTGTCTTGGCTAAAGAGGATAAAGAATTGGAAAAATTAATTCACAAAACAATCAAGAAAGTAACCGAGGACATTGAGAATTTCAGATTTAATACAGCAATTTCTAGCTTAATGATTTTGGTAAATAATCTCCAAGGGAAAAATTATGGCATTTGGCATTTAAAATCTTTGTTTTTACTTTTAGCCCCTTTTGCTCCTCACATAACTGAGGAAATTTGGCAGAAACTTAACCCTAAACCCTATACCCTAAACGTTAGCATTCATAACCAACCCTGGCCAAAGTATGATCCAAAATTAGTTAAAGAAAAGATTGTCACCTTAGTTATCCAGGTTAATGGTAAAGTTAGAGATAAAGTCAAAGTTGGAGCCGATATATCTGAAAAAAAAGCAAAGAAATTAGCAATTTCCCGTGAAAAAATCAAAAAATGGATAAAAGGCAAAAAAATTAAAAAGGTCGTATTTGTCCCCGGAAAATTAATTAACATAGTAGTTTAA